A stretch of the Microcoleus sp. FACHB-672 genome encodes the following:
- a CDS encoding filamentous hemagglutinin N-terminal domain-containing protein, giving the protein MKSVILKKTCQQAKDKLFLVLSSYFLFFPYPIAAQQVVPASDGTGTVVTPQGNGFNITGGNLSKDGTNLFHSFTQFGLSAGQIANFQSNPAILNILGRVTGGDASIINGLIQITGGHSNLFLINPAGIVFGPNASLNVPAAFTATTANRIGFNGGEFNAEGNNNYPALVG; this is encoded by the coding sequence ATGAAATCAGTTATTTTAAAAAAAACCTGTCAACAGGCAAAAGATAAACTTTTCTTAGTTCTTAGTTCTTACTTTTTATTTTTCCCATACCCTATAGCTGCACAACAGGTTGTGCCGGCATCCGATGGCACAGGTACGGTGGTAACGCCCCAAGGCAATGGGTTTAATATCACTGGTGGCAATCTATCTAAAGATGGAACTAATCTTTTCCACAGCTTTACCCAATTTGGCCTCAGTGCCGGTCAAATTGCCAACTTTCAATCAAACCCAGCCATTCTAAATATTTTAGGTAGAGTTACTGGCGGAGATGCATCAATCATTAACGGATTAATACAAATAACCGGCGGCCACTCAAACTTATTTTTAATCAACCCAGCCGGCATCGTATTTGGCCCAAACGCATCATTAAACGTGCCCGCAGCGTTCACCGCCACAACCGCTAACCGCATCGGCTTTAATGGGGGCGAGTTTAACGCAGAGGGCAACAACAACTACCCAGCCTTAGTCGG
- a CDS encoding cation-translocating P-type ATPase: MSSTSPPDSAVAWHTLEIDKSLERLQSNRDAGLTSQEASQRLQRYGPNELQETAGRSPLAIFIDQFKNIMLLMLIAVAIVSAILDVRAQRFPKDAVAIVAIVVLNGILGYLQESRAEKALAALKRLASPLVRVMRDGKVFEVAAKELVPGDVMLLEAGVQIAADGRLIEESNLQVRESALTGEAHAVQKDAPLHLSQETALGDRLNLVFQGTEVVQGRAKVLVTNTGMQTELGRIAALLQSVESEPTPLQQRMTQLGNVLVSGSLILVLLVVVGGLLDFTGDGVRLVWSRFEELLEVSLSMAVAVVPEGLPAVITVTLALGTQRMVKRNALIRKLPAVETLGSVTTICSDKTGTLTQNKMVVQLAHTASQSFNITGEGYAPIGDFKIDNHTAEPEKYPELQILLIACVVCNDAFLQHEKEQWSILGDPTEGALLSFAGKAGINKDRWSQKIPRVAEFPFSSERKRMSVICQKQGTGEWGLQLQAFSQSPFLMFTKGSPELALERCNHILVGDTIKPISAEQRSTILEQNNQMAAQGLRVLGFAYKPLETLPAQNSEERAEQDLIWLGLVTMLDAPRPEVRDAVAKSRLAGIRPIMITGDHQLTAQAIAQDLGIAKAGDRVLTGLELERFTQDELKEQVSDVSVYARVSPEHKLRIVQALQSQGKFVAMTGDGVNDAPALKQADIGIAMGITGTDVSKEASDMVLLDDNFATIVAATEEGRTVYTNIRRFIKYILGSNIGEVLTIAAAPIMGLPGVPLSPLQILWMNLVTDGVPALALAVEPAEPNVMQRPPFNPRESIFARGLGAYMIRIGIVFAIISITLMWWAYNHSLAMGPAYKDHWKTMVFTTLCLAQMGHAIAIRSNTQLTIELNPFSNLFIWAAVIVTTALQLMLVYVPPLQQFFGTTWLDPIELAICFGFSALMFVWIELEKLFIRWYYSKGHGHTSAQEKLNWLIPVLLFLLLGIATAYAAGSITCAGFHKCSLVLGNSALFPRNIPINSGMAQVIKSLPSAFFGLSAAFLIGWAIKSNQNQKT, translated from the coding sequence ATGTCATCAACTTCTCCGCCGGATTCAGCAGTAGCTTGGCACACCCTGGAAATTGATAAATCTCTGGAAAGACTCCAGAGCAATCGAGACGCTGGCTTAACGTCACAAGAAGCGTCACAACGATTGCAGCGCTATGGACCCAACGAACTACAAGAAACTGCCGGTCGCAGCCCGCTGGCCATCTTTATAGATCAGTTCAAAAACATCATGCTGTTGATGCTGATCGCTGTGGCAATCGTCTCTGCAATTCTGGATGTGCGTGCACAGCGGTTTCCCAAAGATGCGGTCGCGATTGTTGCAATTGTTGTTCTCAACGGCATCCTAGGCTATCTCCAAGAAAGCCGCGCCGAAAAAGCCTTGGCAGCCCTAAAACGTCTCGCTTCGCCCCTAGTACGCGTGATGCGCGACGGCAAGGTATTTGAAGTCGCAGCCAAGGAGTTGGTGCCTGGGGATGTGATGTTGCTAGAAGCCGGCGTGCAGATAGCAGCGGACGGACGCCTGATCGAAGAGTCTAACTTGCAAGTGCGTGAGTCGGCTCTCACCGGCGAAGCTCATGCAGTGCAAAAGGATGCGCCACTCCATCTGTCGCAAGAGACGGCCTTGGGAGATCGGCTCAATCTAGTATTTCAGGGAACAGAAGTTGTTCAAGGACGGGCTAAGGTGCTCGTCACTAATACTGGAATGCAGACAGAACTCGGTCGAATTGCGGCCCTGTTGCAGTCTGTAGAAAGCGAACCGACACCGTTGCAGCAGCGGATGACGCAACTGGGCAACGTTCTCGTCTCCGGCTCACTGATCCTCGTCCTCCTCGTAGTCGTAGGAGGTTTGCTTGATTTCACCGGCGATGGCGTTCGCTTGGTATGGAGCCGGTTTGAAGAACTGTTAGAAGTCTCTCTGAGTATGGCCGTTGCCGTCGTTCCAGAAGGCTTGCCGGCAGTCATTACCGTAACCCTGGCGTTGGGAACTCAGCGCATGGTTAAGCGCAACGCCTTAATTCGCAAACTGCCGGCTGTGGAAACCTTGGGTTCAGTCACCACCATCTGTTCAGATAAAACCGGCACCCTGACTCAAAACAAAATGGTCGTGCAGTTGGCCCACACTGCCAGCCAAAGTTTCAATATCACCGGCGAAGGTTATGCGCCCATCGGCGACTTTAAAATAGACAACCACACCGCCGAGCCAGAAAAATATCCAGAACTGCAAATTTTGCTAATTGCCTGTGTCGTTTGCAATGACGCCTTTTTGCAGCATGAAAAAGAGCAGTGGTCAATCCTAGGAGATCCAACCGAAGGTGCATTGCTCTCCTTTGCAGGGAAAGCCGGCATCAATAAAGACAGGTGGTCGCAAAAAATCCCTCGCGTTGCCGAGTTTCCCTTTTCCTCAGAACGCAAGCGCATGAGCGTGATCTGTCAGAAACAAGGGACAGGAGAGTGGGGGCTGCAGCTTCAGGCGTTTTCCCAATCCCCCTTCTTGATGTTCACCAAAGGCTCTCCAGAATTAGCCTTGGAGCGTTGCAATCATATTTTGGTGGGCGATACCATCAAACCGATCTCGGCTGAGCAGCGCAGCACAATCCTGGAACAGAATAACCAAATGGCCGCTCAAGGGCTGCGCGTGTTGGGTTTTGCCTACAAGCCATTAGAAACCTTGCCGGCACAAAACTCCGAAGAAAGAGCTGAGCAAGACTTAATCTGGTTAGGGTTAGTCACGATGCTCGATGCACCCCGACCAGAAGTGCGTGATGCAGTGGCCAAGAGCCGGCTGGCGGGAATTCGACCGATCATGATCACCGGCGATCACCAGTTAACCGCCCAAGCAATTGCTCAAGACTTAGGCATTGCCAAAGCAGGAGATCGCGTCCTCACCGGCCTAGAGTTAGAAAGATTTACCCAAGACGAACTCAAGGAACAAGTGAGCGACGTTAGCGTTTACGCACGCGTCTCCCCAGAACACAAACTTCGCATTGTCCAAGCGCTGCAAAGTCAAGGGAAATTTGTAGCGATGACCGGCGATGGAGTGAACGACGCCCCCGCTCTTAAACAAGCCGATATCGGCATTGCAATGGGCATTACCGGCACCGACGTCAGCAAAGAAGCCAGCGACATGGTGCTGCTAGACGATAACTTCGCCACCATTGTCGCCGCCACCGAGGAAGGCCGAACCGTTTACACCAATATTCGCCGGTTTATTAAGTACATCCTGGGCAGTAACATCGGTGAAGTTCTCACCATTGCCGCCGCCCCGATCATGGGTTTACCAGGGGTTCCCTTGTCGCCACTGCAAATTTTGTGGATGAACTTAGTTACAGACGGCGTGCCGGCACTCGCACTCGCAGTCGAGCCGGCGGAACCCAATGTCATGCAGCGCCCTCCCTTTAACCCCCGCGAAAGCATTTTTGCCCGGGGTTTGGGTGCTTACATGATTCGCATTGGCATTGTTTTTGCCATTATCAGCATTACCCTGATGTGGTGGGCTTACAACCATTCTCTCGCAATGGGTCCAGCCTACAAAGACCACTGGAAAACGATGGTGTTCACCACCCTCTGTCTTGCTCAAATGGGCCACGCGATTGCGATTCGCTCCAATACTCAGCTAACGATCGAGCTAAATCCCTTCTCCAATCTCTTTATTTGGGCAGCGGTGATCGTAACCACTGCGTTGCAGCTGATGCTGGTTTACGTTCCGCCTCTGCAACAGTTCTTCGGCACCACATGGCTTGACCCAATCGAACTGGCCATCTGTTTTGGCTTCAGTGCCTTAATGTTTGTTTGGATTGAGTTGGAAAAGCTGTTTATACGCTGGTACTATTCCAAGGGGCATGGACACACATCAGCCCAGGAAAAACTCAATTGGCTAATCCCGGTATTGCTCTTCCTCCTATTAGGAATCGCCACGGCTTATGCCGCCGGCAGCATTACCTGCGCTGGGTTCCACAAATGCTCTCTGGTGTTAGGAAATAGCGCTCTATTCCCACGCAACATCCCCATAAACTCCGGGATGGCTCAAGTCATTAAGTCATTACCCTCCGCCTTTTTTGGCCTATCAGCGGCTTTCTTAATCGGGTGGGCAATCAAATCAAATCAAAACCAAAAAACTTAG
- the recF gene encoding DNA replication/repair protein RecF (All proteins in this family for which functions are known are DNA-binding proteins that assist the filamentation of RecA onto DNA for the initiation of recombination or recombinational repair.): protein MYLKTLHLRQFRNYFDQQVEFGAPKTILVGDNAQGKSNLLEAVGLLSTLKSYRAGRDRDLIREGEAAGQINATLHRQNGPVDLALTLRHAGSRTCAINGSFLRRKVDFLGVLNSVQFSSLDLDLVRGGPEHRRHWLDGLLVQLEPIYAHILQQYNQVLRQRNALLKKIHNSEFGNHTEELALWDAQLATAGSRVTRRRARALERLTPLAQAWHSAISGRVERLEIRYAPNIGAVDELSIRDDPERVRQAFLEQIQHKAIAEQHQSTSLVGPHRDEIEFTIDRTPARIYGSQGQQRTLVLALKLAELKLIEEVVGEPPLLLLDDVLAELDPHRQNQLLDAIQERFQTLITTTHLGAFERAWLKESQILSVQAGQISVA from the coding sequence ATGTATCTTAAAACATTACATCTGCGACAGTTTCGCAACTACTTTGATCAGCAGGTTGAATTTGGTGCCCCTAAAACAATTTTGGTGGGCGACAACGCTCAGGGAAAATCTAACCTGCTGGAGGCAGTCGGGTTACTGTCAACGCTCAAAAGTTATCGAGCGGGACGCGATCGTGATTTGATCCGGGAGGGGGAAGCAGCCGGCCAAATTAATGCCACCCTCCACCGGCAAAACGGGCCGGTAGATTTAGCTTTAACTCTGCGTCACGCCGGCAGTCGCACTTGTGCGATAAACGGTTCATTTTTGCGTCGCAAAGTAGACTTTTTGGGCGTACTAAATTCCGTGCAGTTTTCCAGTCTCGATCTCGATCTGGTGCGCGGTGGGCCAGAACATCGCCGACACTGGTTGGATGGTTTACTGGTGCAGCTCGAACCCATCTACGCCCATATTTTGCAGCAATACAATCAAGTTTTGCGACAGCGCAACGCGCTTTTAAAGAAAATACACAATTCAGAATTTGGCAACCACACTGAAGAATTGGCCCTTTGGGACGCTCAGTTAGCGACCGCCGGCTCTCGTGTGACGCGACGCCGCGCACGGGCGCTTGAGCGATTAACTCCGTTGGCGCAAGCGTGGCATTCGGCAATCAGTGGCAGAGTTGAAAGACTGGAGATTCGATACGCACCCAATATTGGGGCGGTTGATGAGTTGTCAATCCGCGATGATCCCGAACGCGTGCGACAGGCTTTTTTAGAGCAAATTCAGCATAAAGCGATTGCAGAACAGCACCAAAGCACTAGCCTCGTGGGGCCACACCGGGACGAAATAGAGTTTACGATTGATCGAACGCCGGCCCGGATTTATGGCTCTCAAGGTCAGCAACGAACGCTTGTTTTGGCGCTGAAGTTGGCAGAACTAAAACTGATTGAAGAAGTGGTGGGAGAACCGCCGCTGCTGCTGCTGGATGACGTTTTAGCTGAGTTAGACCCTCATCGGCAAAACCAACTCCTCGACGCCATCCAGGAACGCTTTCAAACCCTAATCACCACCACCCATTTAGGTGCTTTTGAACGAGCATGGTTGAAGGAATCTCAAATTCTCTCTGTTCAAGCGGGGCAAATATCTGTTGCTTAG
- a CDS encoding DUF3172 domain-containing protein: MNRKSSSSAFNYTSLALFGGVFVLGIGIGIGVSSTANLSPENVASREVIDRSAPNPEICVQYGASAVVMDARIFMTLNPFNVYISQPSMRPGCVLRTNNWSILEQRGLLKSEQVRDCKNRMNTFGFTGALEGSPDISCIYQNEAAKNFFINQPGAGVTAPESDKF; the protein is encoded by the coding sequence ATGAACCGTAAATCTAGCTCCTCCGCTTTTAATTACACATCCCTAGCACTGTTTGGCGGTGTTTTTGTTTTGGGTATTGGGATCGGCATTGGCGTTAGCTCAACAGCCAACCTCAGCCCGGAAAACGTCGCATCCCGTGAAGTGATTGACCGCAGTGCACCAAACCCTGAGATTTGCGTTCAGTATGGAGCTAGCGCTGTCGTCATGGACGCCCGGATTTTTATGACCCTCAATCCCTTTAATGTTTATATTTCTCAGCCCAGCATGAGACCTGGATGCGTGCTGCGGACGAATAACTGGTCGATTTTGGAGCAAAGAGGATTACTCAAATCCGAGCAAGTACGGGATTGTAAGAATCGCATGAATACATTTGGCTTCACCGGCGCGTTAGAAGGTTCACCAGATATTAGTTGTATTTATCAAAATGAGGCCGCCAAGAACTTCTTCATCAATCAACCGGGTGCAGGCGTGACGGCACCAGAATCCGATAAATTCTAA
- a CDS encoding CHAD domain-containing protein → MKKSQIVKAQTLGDWAYLAIEQHSEKTFEYESDVLKDRDPEALHQMRVGMRRLRSAVTGFAVALDLPKAAEEEKIAKIARQLGMLRDLDVLLETLERDCKPALPTAEQDALDTAVKYLRKDRRKVLQVVQTTLKHNRYKKLKQAFKDWLKQPAYQEIAQMQIQDVLPDLLMPQVSRLFLHAGWMVGDKLEETEVPVPEEFQYKVLNRELSAHGPALHSLRKQVKRVRYQMNLFSDLYGSTYDAYVKDMKEIQEVLGEIQDSQVLEEVLKETLESEIESSLPALAEHIGKTRQKAWQRWKPLQERYLNPAVRQAFHLQLLQPLPQGANGQVGTQSESADKAMDI, encoded by the coding sequence ATGAAAAAATCACAAATAGTAAAAGCCCAAACTTTGGGCGACTGGGCTTACCTGGCGATTGAGCAACATTCCGAGAAAACATTTGAATATGAATCTGATGTCCTCAAAGACCGCGATCCGGAAGCTTTGCATCAAATGCGAGTGGGGATGCGTCGGCTGCGTTCAGCGGTAACCGGCTTTGCAGTAGCTTTGGATTTACCCAAGGCAGCAGAAGAGGAAAAAATTGCTAAAATCGCCCGCCAGCTCGGAATGCTGCGAGATTTAGACGTTCTGCTAGAAACGCTTGAACGTGACTGCAAACCGGCTTTACCTACCGCAGAACAAGATGCGCTCGACACCGCAGTGAAATACTTACGCAAAGATCGGCGTAAGGTTCTGCAAGTTGTACAAACAACCCTAAAACATAACCGCTACAAAAAACTGAAGCAAGCTTTTAAAGACTGGCTGAAACAGCCGGCTTATCAAGAAATTGCTCAGATGCAAATTCAGGATGTTTTACCCGATTTACTAATGCCGCAAGTGAGCCGGTTGTTTCTTCATGCCGGTTGGATGGTGGGAGATAAATTAGAAGAAACAGAAGTTCCTGTGCCTGAAGAGTTTCAGTATAAAGTTTTGAATCGAGAATTATCCGCTCACGGGCCGGCTCTACACAGCCTGCGGAAGCAAGTGAAGCGCGTGCGATACCAGATGAATTTGTTTAGCGATCTCTATGGTTCTACCTATGACGCTTATGTGAAAGATATGAAAGAGATCCAGGAAGTTTTGGGTGAAATTCAAGACAGCCAGGTTTTAGAAGAAGTGTTGAAAGAGACTTTGGAATCAGAAATTGAAAGTTCGCTGCCGGCATTGGCTGAGCACATTGGAAAAACTCGCCAAAAGGCGTGGCAGCGGTGGAAACCCCTACAGGAGAGGTATTTGAACCCAGCCGTGCGGCAAGCATTTCACTTGCAATTACTCCAGCCATTACCGCAGGGAGCCAATGGTCAAGTTGGTACTCAGAGCGAGTCTGCTGATAAGGCGATGGATATCTAA
- a CDS encoding Crp/Fnr family transcriptional regulator, whose product MFSTSHSLLETDRHDASEERRLHFYAKGELIPSMPEGVWQVCKGIVQLSTLYPSGEEGLLGWVGPSMCFGPWLSFLETYQAKALSDVYVMWFSQSEIDASPCLCQQLLPQLNRRLRQMEALLAIAGLRRVEERLQQLLLLLKQEIGQPVPQGTRLSIRLTHQDLAGAIGTSRVTVTRILGQLKQQGRITLDPKRYIIIKDTSCVSSADPAVLRV is encoded by the coding sequence ATGTTTTCAACTTCCCATAGCCTTCTCGAAACAGACCGGCACGACGCCAGCGAGGAGCGTCGTTTGCATTTTTATGCCAAAGGGGAACTGATTCCTTCAATGCCTGAAGGCGTTTGGCAGGTCTGCAAAGGTATAGTACAGCTGAGTACGTTGTATCCTAGTGGCGAAGAAGGACTCCTGGGATGGGTTGGGCCTTCGATGTGCTTTGGCCCTTGGTTGAGTTTTTTAGAAACCTATCAGGCTAAGGCACTCTCAGATGTTTATGTGATGTGGTTTTCTCAAAGTGAGATAGACGCATCACCGTGTCTGTGTCAGCAATTGTTACCGCAACTCAACCGCCGGCTGCGGCAAATGGAGGCTTTGTTAGCAATTGCCGGCTTGCGTCGAGTTGAGGAGCGCTTGCAGCAACTGTTGCTGCTATTAAAGCAGGAAATTGGTCAACCTGTGCCACAAGGAACTCGCCTGAGCATTCGCCTCACCCACCAGGATCTTGCCGGTGCCATTGGCACCAGTCGCGTGACTGTAACGCGAATTTTAGGCCAGTTAAAGCAACAGGGGAGGATCACTCTAGATCCTAAGCGCTACATCATTATCAAAGACACCAGTTGTGTGAGTTCTGCTGATCCTGCGGTTCTGCGTGTATGA
- a CDS encoding GNAT family N-acetyltransferase: MSDLIIKTVTYSEESPVIQAIRRSVFQAEQGVDPTLDFDGQDETAEQIVAYLDNVPVGTARIRYLDSKTAKIERLALLPAARGRGIGKKIMEKALDAAAHRNIQDVVIHAQEYVKGLHLKLGFVEEGETFLEGEIPHIKMRKNLSSS; the protein is encoded by the coding sequence ATGAGCGATCTCATAATTAAAACTGTTACCTACTCTGAAGAAAGCCCTGTCATTCAAGCAATTAGGCGCTCAGTTTTTCAAGCAGAACAAGGCGTCGATCCCACATTAGATTTTGATGGGCAAGATGAAACGGCTGAGCAGATTGTTGCTTATTTAGATAACGTGCCGGTGGGAACTGCCAGAATTAGATATTTAGATAGTAAAACTGCCAAGATTGAAAGGCTGGCGCTCTTACCGGCAGCCAGAGGGCGGGGAATTGGCAAGAAGATTATGGAAAAAGCTTTAGATGCAGCCGCTCACAGAAACATTCAAGACGTGGTGATTCACGCTCAAGAATATGTCAAAGGTCTGCATCTAAAGCTAGGATTTGTGGAAGAGGGAGAAACTTTTTTAGAAGGTGAAATTCCCCATATTAAAATGAGGAAAAATTTATCTAGCTCTTAA
- a CDS encoding alpha/beta fold hydrolase gives MSALEEIGWQHHFVETNRIRLHCVTQGEGELVVLLHGFPEFWYSWRYQIPALARHFKVVVPDLRGYNDSDKPASGYDLDTLSADIRGLIESLGYVKAHIVGHDWGGAIAWHLAQKFPQYLNRLAILNAPHPQRFLQELASNVDQLRRSWYVFAFQIPGLPEWVIQQNLKDWVKNLFRQTAVRQAAFTTDETNIYQQALEKPGVLAAALNYYRQMLAPQHWFSHWGQPPVPVTVPTLVLWGEEDSFLSHKLTEGLEHLISAPFKLKLVPNCGHWIQQEAPQTVNRELLDFLRQS, from the coding sequence ATGAGTGCCCTAGAAGAAATTGGATGGCAACACCATTTTGTTGAAACGAACCGGATTCGTTTGCACTGTGTAACCCAAGGAGAAGGAGAGCTGGTTGTCCTTCTGCACGGGTTTCCAGAGTTTTGGTATTCCTGGCGGTATCAAATCCCAGCATTGGCTCGACATTTTAAAGTTGTGGTTCCGGATCTGCGCGGCTATAACGACTCTGATAAACCGGCAAGTGGTTATGATCTTGATACCCTGAGCGCAGATATTCGGGGTTTGATTGAAAGTTTAGGATATGTCAAAGCCCACATTGTAGGTCACGATTGGGGCGGGGCGATCGCGTGGCATTTGGCTCAAAAATTTCCCCAGTATTTAAACCGGCTGGCAATATTAAACGCACCGCACCCGCAAAGGTTTTTGCAAGAACTTGCCAGTAATGTTGATCAACTGCGCCGTAGCTGGTATGTGTTTGCGTTTCAGATCCCTGGATTGCCAGAATGGGTCATTCAGCAAAACTTAAAGGATTGGGTCAAAAACTTATTTCGCCAAACAGCAGTTCGCCAAGCTGCTTTTACGACTGACGAAACGAATATATACCAGCAAGCACTCGAAAAGCCTGGAGTGTTGGCGGCAGCGCTTAATTACTACCGGCAAATGCTGGCACCTCAACACTGGTTCTCCCATTGGGGGCAACCGCCTGTGCCGGTGACGGTGCCAACTTTAGTGTTGTGGGGTGAAGAAGATTCTTTCTTAAGCCATAAACTTACAGAAGGTTTGGAACATCTGATTTCGGCTCCTTTCAAACTGAAATTAGTGCCTAATTGTGGTCACTGGATTCAGCAAGAAGCTCCCCAAACAGTAAATCGAGAGCTGTTGGATTTTCTGCGGCAATCTTAA
- a CDS encoding DUF1815 family protein, with translation MFLRLAAQHRQFVQDLVMNLQALAIVLERRGYLASCYTCGGQMNSASFMVSLGDNHLIRFLVSDYGITWTEMRDDRELMKLEGAEAISQLQELANLVKYQIIPSESRSTVAQGA, from the coding sequence GTGTTTCTCAGACTTGCAGCCCAACATCGTCAATTCGTCCAGGATTTAGTCATGAATCTCCAAGCCCTCGCCATCGTGCTAGAGCGGCGAGGATATTTAGCTTCCTGCTATACCTGTGGCGGTCAAATGAACAGCGCCTCTTTTATGGTGAGCCTTGGTGACAACCATCTCATCCGGTTTCTGGTGTCGGACTACGGCATTACCTGGACTGAAATGCGGGATGACCGCGAACTAATGAAATTAGAAGGTGCTGAAGCCATCTCGCAGTTACAGGAATTGGCCAATTTGGTGAAATACCAAATTATCCCCTCTGAATCTCGTTCAACCGTTGCCCAAGGGGCATAA
- a CDS encoding DUF2839 domain-containing protein — protein MGESKRRKAALGEDYGKESNILPWLPITKSQAGQFMKLSNRVTWIGIGTLVAIWLTVLFIGPLLGWWQVN, from the coding sequence ATGGGCGAATCTAAACGTCGCAAAGCCGCACTCGGTGAAGACTACGGCAAAGAGTCTAATATTTTACCCTGGCTGCCGATTACTAAAAGCCAGGCTGGGCAGTTTATGAAACTGAGCAACCGCGTTACTTGGATCGGTATTGGAACCCTAGTTGCTATCTGGCTGACGGTACTATTCATTGGCCCGTTGCTAGGCTGGTGGCAAGTTAACTAA
- a CDS encoding ATP-dependent DNA helicase, with translation MIEVEVHNSLRTFLRSSGEPYWPHHLTMARLVARALRLGRSALMQTGIAPGGSHGRYRLSYLMPALMWHEPAILVAREDVRQRLLMVEIPQLQQWIKTPKAIRTGDHWPYDGFQGLLITSPEAWLADRLEQGNRFQNGVPTVIDGVDDLETWAHQQLTAGIQPADWNELMLACPHRADAIRNARVRLTRAFFQHPVNPYECNLLDAPEQEILRRLFLSLQKSATPAGYGNAQTVEPSPSITDFSSLPTAWRNFWQRWQTEGHLSWAEIERRQGQFTLYCGPVEVASALSKIWPQQPVVLIGGNVDLETEATVYRQRVGLPEMTCLKFSPDRQNELIHLYLPDRLPLPNTPQFQDALIQEIRTLLNASALAGGLTVVLVGDVPLKAQVGAVLAAEFGSRVQVEKTCLDGNGILVTGWEFWRQHQGVLPAPQLLAIATLPIPSLENPLVAGRVAYYKQQRLDWFRLYLLPVALSELQRAIMPVRERQGVVALLDTRVLHRSYGHQVLAALSPLARIDYLDPSLFAQPDY, from the coding sequence GTGATCGAGGTAGAAGTCCATAACTCACTCCGTACCTTTCTGCGCTCGTCAGGCGAACCTTACTGGCCTCATCATTTGACGATGGCGCGGTTGGTGGCGCGGGCGTTGCGCTTGGGACGCAGCGCCCTGATGCAGACTGGCATCGCTCCTGGTGGCTCTCACGGACGATATCGATTGAGCTATTTGATGCCGGCTTTAATGTGGCATGAGCCGGCCATCTTAGTCGCACGAGAGGATGTGCGGCAGCGTTTGCTTATGGTAGAAATCCCCCAACTGCAACAGTGGATTAAAACGCCAAAAGCAATCCGCACCGGAGATCACTGGCCTTATGACGGCTTCCAAGGGCTGCTAATCACCTCTCCTGAAGCTTGGCTAGCAGACCGGCTGGAACAAGGAAACCGCTTTCAAAATGGCGTTCCGACCGTCATTGATGGCGTTGATGATCTGGAAACATGGGCGCACCAGCAGTTAACTGCCGGCATTCAACCGGCTGATTGGAACGAACTGATGCTGGCGTGTCCACATCGCGCAGATGCTATCCGCAACGCCCGCGTGCGGCTGACACGGGCTTTCTTTCAGCATCCTGTCAATCCCTACGAATGTAATCTGCTCGACGCTCCAGAACAAGAAATTTTGAGGCGTCTTTTCCTATCGCTACAGAAATCGGCAACTCCTGCGGGGTACGGGAACGCCCAAACTGTTGAGCCTTCGCCCTCTATCACGGATTTTTCAAGTTTGCCGACTGCGTGGCGCAACTTTTGGCAACGCTGGCAAACGGAGGGACATTTGAGCTGGGCGGAAATTGAGCGCCGGCAGGGTCAATTCACGTTGTACTGCGGCCCGGTTGAGGTTGCTTCAGCTTTAAGCAAAATTTGGCCACAGCAGCCGGTGGTGTTAATTGGCGGAAATGTAGATTTAGAAACCGAGGCGACCGTTTATCGGCAGCGGGTTGGGTTGCCAGAAATGACTTGCCTGAAGTTCTCCCCAGACCGGCAAAATGAATTAATTCATCTGTATTTACCAGACCGGCTACCTCTGCCCAACACACCCCAATTTCAAGACGCTTTAATCCAAGAAATCCGCACCTTATTGAATGCCAGCGCTTTGGCGGGCGGACTTACAGTGGTTTTAGTGGGTGATGTCCCTCTTAAAGCTCAGGTCGGTGCTGTCCTAGCCGCTGAGTTTGGTTCGCGGGTTCAGGTGGAAAAAACTTGTCTCGACGGCAATGGCATTTTAGTCACCGGCTGGGAATTCTGGCGTCAGCATCAGGGAGTGCTGCCGGCCCCCCAATTACTCGCTATTGCGACTTTACCCATTCCCTCCCTAGAAAACCCTCTGGTTGCCGGTCGGGTGGCTTACTACAAGCAACAGCGCTTAGACTGGTTTCGCTTATACCTGTTGCCAGTAGCCTTAAGTGAGTTGCAACGCGCGATCATGCCGGTGCGCGAACGTCAGGGGGTTGTCGCCCTCCTCGATACTCGTGTCCTCCACCGCAGCTATGGCCATCAAGTCCTTGCTGCCCTGAGTCCCTTGGCCAGAATTGACTATCTTGATCCCAGTTTATTTGCTCAACCGGATTATTAA